A DNA window from Peromyscus leucopus breed LL Stock chromosome 3, UCI_PerLeu_2.1, whole genome shotgun sequence contains the following coding sequences:
- the Gata2 gene encoding endothelial transcription factor GATA-2 — MEVAPEQPRWMAHPAVLNAQHPDSHHPGLAHNYMEPAQLLPPDEVDVFFNHLDSQGNPYYANPAHARARVSYSPAHARLTGGQMCRPHLLHSPGLPWLDGGKAALSAAAAHHHSPWTVSPFSKTPLHPSAAGAPGGPLSVYPGAAGGSGGGSGSSVASLTPTAAHSGSHLFGFPPTPPKEVSPDPSTTGAASPASSSAGGSVARGEDKDGVKYQVSLSESMKMEGGSPLRPGLATMGTQPATHHPIPTYPSYMPASAHEYGSSLFHPGGFLGGPASSFTPKQRSKARSCSEGRECVNCGATATPLWRRDGTGHYLCNACGLYHKMNGQNRPLIKPKRRLSAARRAGTCCANCQTTTTTLWRRNANGDPVCNACGLYYKLHNVNRPLTMKKEGIQTRNRKMSSKSKKSKKGAECFEELSKCMQEKSSPFSAAALAGHMAPVGHLPPFSHSGHILPTPTPIHPSSTLPFGHPHPSSMVTAMG; from the exons ATGGAGGTGGCGCCGGAGCAGCCTCGCTGGATGGCGCACCCAGCCGTATTAAATGCGCAGCACCCCGACTCGCACCACCCGGGCCTGGCGCACAACTACATGGAGCCAGCGCAGCTGCTGCCTCCCGACGAGGTGGATGTCTTCTTCAACCATCTCGACTCGCAGGGCAACCCCTACTACGCCAACCCGGcccacgcgcgcgcgcgcgtttcCTACAGTCCAGCGCACG CTCGTCTCACTGGAGGCCAGATGTGCCGACCACACTTGTTGCACAGCCCAGGCTTGCCATGGCTGGACGGGGGCAAGGCTGCTCTCTCTGCCGCCGCTGCCCATCACCACAGCCCCTGGACCGTCAGCCCGTTTTCCAAGACCCCGCTGCACCCCTCAGCTGCTGGAGCACCCGGAGGGCCGCTGTCTGTGTACCCAGGGGCTGCGGGTGGGAGCGGGGGAGGCAGCGGGAGCTCAGTGGCCTCCCTCACCCCCACTGCAGCCCACTCTGGCTCCCATCTCTTCGGCTTCCCACCCACACCACCGAAAGAAGTTTCTCCAGACCCCAGCACCACGGGAGCCGCTTCCCCAGCCTCATCTTCTGCAGGGGGTAGTGTAGCCCGGGGTGAGGACAAGGACGGCGTCAAGTACCAAGTGTCACTGTCTGAGAGCATGAAGATGGAAGGTGGCAGTCCCCTGCGCCCAGGCCTAGCTACCATGGGCACTCAGCCTGCAACACACCACCCAATACCCACCTATCCCTCCTATATGCCTGCCTCAGCTCATGAGTATGGCAGCAGCCTCTTCCATCCTGGAGGCTTCCTGGGTGGCCCAGCCTCCAGCTTCACCCCTAAGCAGCGAAGCAAGGCACGCTCTTGCTCAG AAGGCCGGGAGTGCGTCAACTGTGGGGCCACAGCCACCCCTCTCTGGCGACGGGATGGCACGGGCCACTACCTGTGCAACGCCTGCGGGCTCTACCACAAGATGAACGGACAGAACCGGCCCCTCATCAAGCCCAAGCGGAGGCTG TCGGCTGCCAGAAGAGCGGGCACCTGTTGTGCAAATTGCCAGACGACAACCACCACCTTATGGCGCCGGAACGCCAACGGGGACCCTGTGTGCAACGCCTGTGGCCTCTACTACAAGCTGCACAAT GTTAACAGGCCGCTGAccatgaagaaggaaggaatcCAGACCCGGAACCGGAAGATGTCCAGCAAGTCTAAGAAGAGCAAGAAAGGGGCTGAATGCTTTGAGGAGCTCTCCAAGTGCATGCAGGAGAAGTCATCCCCATTCAGTGCGGCTGCCCTGGCTGGACACATGGCACCCGTGGGCCACCTCCCGCCCTTCAGCCACTCTGGACACATCCTGCCCACGCCCACAcccatccacccctcctccactCTCCCCTTCGGCCACCCCCACCCATCCAGCATGGTGACGGCCATGGGCTAG